From the Pedobacter cryoconitis genome, one window contains:
- a CDS encoding response regulator transcription factor, with translation MSDKIRIAVVDDQNLFREGLVNLLSSKADYQLVAQAENGKVFLEQLDRLESLPDVALIDMNMPEMNGVELNAVLHKDYPSIKVIILSVHGEERYLSKMIEAGACCYLIKNCETSELFSAIHNTYHVGFHFNIETLNAMRNAAKYRKQGLKSMSSIPINLSERETTILKMICDELTNIEISEKLFISSRTVDGHRTNLLTKTGCKNTAGLVIFAIKYGIFEVKF, from the coding sequence ATGTCAGACAAAATACGTATTGCTGTTGTTGATGACCAAAACTTGTTTCGGGAAGGACTGGTTAATCTTTTAAGTAGTAAAGCTGATTATCAGCTGGTGGCCCAGGCTGAGAATGGGAAGGTTTTTTTAGAACAGCTTGACAGGCTGGAAAGTCTTCCTGATGTGGCATTGATTGATATGAATATGCCAGAAATGAACGGGGTTGAACTGAATGCTGTTTTGCATAAAGATTATCCTTCGATAAAAGTGATCATACTTTCTGTGCATGGTGAAGAGCGTTATTTAAGTAAAATGATAGAGGCCGGGGCTTGCTGTTATCTGATCAAGAATTGTGAAACCAGCGAATTGTTTTCGGCTATTCATAATACCTATCATGTAGGTTTTCATTTTAATATCGAAACTTTAAATGCAATGCGGAATGCGGCCAAATACCGCAAACAAGGTTTGAAAAGTATGAGCAGTATTCCTATCAATCTTTCGGAGCGGGAAACTACCATCTTAAAGATGATCTGTGATGAATTGACTAATATTGAAATCTCGGAAAAGTTATTCATCAGCAGCCGTACTGTGGATGGGCACCGCACAAACCTGCTCACCAAAACCGGTTGTAAAAACACAGCGGGTTTAGTCATCTTTGCCATCAAATATGGCATCTTCGAAGTTAAATTCTAA
- a CDS encoding alpha/beta hydrolase, with translation MRTLKFMILTVSIVLGTISGYAQGAKTTKPTIIFVHGIWADGSSWTSQINDLQAKGYPVISVQNPITSLSDDVAATKRAIDRAEGNVILVGHSWGGFVITQAGNDPKVIGLVYVAALVPDLGETLPSLSAKGPAVNLKDYFEPVGGFVYLSKEGVKTVFAQDLTGKQQNLIYATQTPASQTVFGDQSGEPAWKQKPSWYIVAKSDKAIHPDLERFMAKRSHAKTIEIEASHVVMISHAKEVLAVIEEAANSKK, from the coding sequence ATGAGAACATTGAAATTTATGATACTTACGGTATCGATAGTTTTGGGAACTATAAGCGGTTATGCTCAGGGAGCAAAAACTACAAAACCTACTATAATTTTTGTTCATGGTATATGGGCAGATGGTTCTTCATGGACAAGCCAGATTAATGATTTACAAGCCAAAGGATACCCTGTTATCTCGGTTCAGAATCCGATTACTTCATTAAGTGATGATGTGGCAGCTACCAAAAGAGCGATTGACAGGGCAGAAGGTAATGTTATCCTGGTGGGCCATTCATGGGGTGGTTTTGTGATCACACAAGCAGGTAATGATCCTAAAGTTATTGGTCTGGTTTATGTTGCTGCTCTTGTTCCAGATTTAGGTGAAACCTTACCATCTTTATCTGCTAAAGGGCCGGCAGTTAATTTAAAGGACTATTTTGAACCTGTGGGTGGATTTGTGTATTTATCTAAAGAGGGGGTGAAAACTGTATTTGCACAAGATCTTACTGGCAAGCAGCAAAATTTGATCTATGCGACTCAAACCCCTGCATCTCAAACTGTATTCGGTGATCAGAGTGGCGAACCTGCCTGGAAGCAAAAACCAAGCTGGTATATTGTGGCCAAAAGCGACAAAGCTATACATCCGGACCTGGAGCGGTTTATGGCAAAAAGGAGCCATGCAAAAACTATAGAAATTGAGGCTAGTCATGTAGTGATGATCTCACATGCTAAGGAAGTGTTAGCTGTGATTGAAGAAGCAGCAAATTCGAAAAAATAA
- a CDS encoding sensor histidine kinase, which translates to MQETVGDNIFLLIILCTGGIFLLVISFVILFINNQKKLLRNRQQIHEAEMSYQKELMRVVLQSQEEERKRIGQDLHDDVGGSLSNLRMLINRDELPEEQENKAVIANHKLLIDKIIQDVRNISHNLSPPALALFGFTVALEELIDSINDEDNSLITLINDAEAITDQLPYDMALALIRVLQELISNTIKHGDAKRIEVSIFMENGLLVIQYRDEGVGYDPGNQKNRKGMGMQNIESRLNMINATYTMKTAPGSGFSMFIVLNSSLV; encoded by the coding sequence ATGCAGGAAACAGTAGGGGATAATATTTTTCTGTTGATCATATTGTGTACTGGTGGTATTTTTCTGCTGGTCATCTCATTTGTGATTTTATTTATAAACAATCAGAAAAAATTATTAAGGAACAGACAGCAGATTCATGAAGCAGAAATGAGTTATCAAAAGGAATTGATGCGGGTAGTATTACAATCACAAGAGGAAGAAAGAAAGCGGATTGGTCAGGATTTACACGATGATGTTGGAGGTTCTTTGTCAAATTTGCGCATGTTAATTAACCGGGATGAACTTCCTGAAGAACAGGAGAACAAAGCTGTAATAGCTAATCATAAGTTGTTAATTGATAAGATTATACAAGATGTACGTAACATCTCACATAATTTATCACCACCTGCTTTAGCATTATTTGGTTTTACGGTGGCGCTGGAAGAATTAATTGATAGTATTAATGATGAAGATAATTCATTGATAACACTTATTAACGATGCAGAGGCTATTACAGATCAATTACCATATGACATGGCTTTGGCCTTAATCAGGGTATTACAAGAGCTCATTTCCAATACCATTAAGCATGGGGATGCAAAACGGATAGAGGTATCCATTTTCATGGAAAATGGGTTATTAGTCATTCAATATAGGGATGAGGGAGTGGGGTATGATCCTGGTAATCAGAAAAACAGAAAAGGAATGGGTATGCAAAATATAGAAAGCAGGTTGAATATGATCAATGCGACTTATACTATGAAAACTGCTCCGGGATCCGGATTCTCTATGTTTATAGTGTTGAACAGTTCTTTAGTTTAG